CAAAAAAAATGGCAAAAATGGATGCGCCACTGCTATTGGTGGGGGATACCGGTACAGGAAAAGATTTATTTGCTAAAGCCTGTCATTTCCTTAGTTCCCGCGCTAGAAATCCTTTTTTGGGACTCAATTGTGCTTCAATGCCTGATGATGTAGTAGAAAGTGAATTATTTGGTTATGCTGCAGGAGCTTACCCTAATGCTGTTGAAGGAAAAAAAGGCTTCTTCGAGCAGGCAGACAGAGGAACTGTTTTACTTGATGAAATTGGTGAAATGTCGCCTCAAATGCAAATTAAGCTTTTACGTTTTTTAAATGACGGGACATTTCGCCGAGTAGGTGAGGAGCACGAGGTTAATGTCAATGTTCGTATTATTTGTGCGACGCAGAAAAATTTGTGGGAGTTGGTGCAAAAAGGATTATTTAGAGAAGATCTCTATTATCGCCTGAATGTATTAACGTTAACTCTACCTCCGCTGCGGGAAAGAAAAGCCGATATTATGCCGTTAGCAATGCATTTTATTAACCAATATTGTGTTGAGCAGCAAGCAACTAAACCTGTAATATCACCGGAATTATCAGTTTATTTAACACAGTATGGTTGGCCTGGTAATGTTCGCCAATTAAGAAATACTGTTTATCAAGCAATGGCACAATTAGTAGGAAACACTCTGCGAATTCAGGATATTACTTTGCCTGAACATACAGATGAAACTCTATTTGATGAGGATTTATTGGAAGGCTCTTTAGATGAAATGACAAAACGCTTTGAAGCTTCAATTTTAACACGTTTATATCGTGATTACCCAAGTACCCGGAAACTTGCAAAACGTTTAGGCATTTCTCATACTGCGATTGCTAATAAATTGAGAGAATATAATTTAACAAATAAAAAGAACGAAAAATCTGAAGGTTAATTTTGTTGTAGGAATTTCTGCATAAAAAATAGACGAGCGTAATGCTCGTCTATTTTTTTATAATGAATATTATTTCAGTGCATTTAATGCATTATCATAATTTGGTTCAGTTGTGATTTCATCAACTAGCTGGGTGTAGAGAACAGTATTGTTTTCATCTAACACAATCACAGCACGGCTAGTTAAGCCCGCTAATGGGCCTGATGTAATAGCAACACCATAGTTTTCTTTAAATTCAGCACCACGCATTGTAGATAATGTTACAACATTATCTAAACCTTCAGCACCACAAAAACGCGCTTGGGCAAAAGGTAAGTCAGCTGAAATACATAAAACAACCGTGTTATTTAGTTCATTTGCAACTTTATTAAATTGACGAACACTCGCAGCACAAACACCCGTATCTACGCTTGGGAAAATGTTTAGAACTTTACGTTTACCTGCAAAGTTTGTTAAAGAGATATCATTAAGATCTTTACCAACGAGAGAGAAATCAGCAGCTTTTTGACCTACTGTTGGGAATTTACCCGCCAGAGTCACTGCATTTCCTTGTAAAGTAACTTGATGTGCCATTGTTGTTCTCCTTTATTAGTTGTCAGACTAATTATTATTAATACTAAATTATTAACGAAAAATCTTGTTAATGCTTAACCATTATTAAAACTTACCACTATTTGCATAGTGACCATGAAAAACATAAAAATTTATAAAATATTTGTAATCAGTGATTGTGCCTTTTTATCAGGCTCTTATAATTATGCAGTTCATTCTCATACAGATTACAGGACGAAACAGTCATGCGCAAAATATTCGTCATTTCATGTGCACTTGTCGTTCAAGGATTATTCCTATCGCAGGTAAATGCGGCGGTAGTACCAGCTGGAACGATACTTGATAAAAAACAAGAAGTGGTTAGACATTTAAAAGATGAACCAGCGTCACTTGATCCTATTAATGCCGTTGGTTTAACAGAAGCTCAAGTGCAACGTGATTTATTTGAAGGGTTGACGATAGAAGATGAGCATGGACGAGCTATTCCTGGCGTCGCTCAGAGTTGGCGTACTGAAGATAATCGTGTATGGATCTTTACTTTGCGTGATAATGCAAAATGGTCTAATGGAGAAAAAGTCACTGCAGCTGATTTTGTTTACAGTTGGCAACGATTAGTTGACCCTAAAAATCTTTCACCTTTTGCATGGTATGCTTCGCTCGCTTCTATTGAGAATGCTCAAAAAATTATTGATGGAAAATTAAAACCAAGCTCATTGGGTGTAGAAGCAATAGATGAAAAAACGTTAAAAGTGACGTTAGAGCGGCCCGTTTCTTATTTTCCAAGTCTGACAACGAATTTTTCTTTATACCCAGTTCCTCGCCATAGCATTGAAAAATATGGTGTTGGTTGGATCAAGGTTGGTAATTTAGTTGGAAATGGTGCTTTTGTTTTAACAGACAGAGTGGTTAATGAAAAAATTGTATTAACGCCTAATCCTTATTATTGGGATCATAAAAATACAGTATTAACAAAAGTCACTTTTGTACCGATAAACCATGAATCACATGCAACTAAACGCTATTTAGCGGGTGATATCGATATAACAGAGTCATTTCCTAAAAATTTATACCATAAACTAATGAAAGATATTCCTAATGAGGTTTATATACCAGATCAATTAGGAACATATTATTATGCTTTTAATACTCAATCAGGGCCGACAAAAGATATTCGTGTACGTAAAGCGTTGGCAATGGCAATAGACAGAAAAATTATTACCGATAAAGTGTTAGGCACTGGTGAAAAGCCAGCAAATCGTTTTACACCAGATGTTACGGCTAATTTTACACCAGAATCAACTATTTACGATGAATATAATCAAGATGAGTTAGATAGCCAAGCCAAGATACTGTTGGCAGCGGCAGGATATGGATCTCATAATCCATTAAAATTATCATTGTTATATAATAATTCGGAAAATCATCAGAAAATTGCTATTGCAGTCGCTTCTATGTGGAAGAAAAAGCTAGGGGTTAAAGTCGAACTACGCAATCAAGAATGGAAGACGTATATAGACAGCCGAAACTCAGGGGATTTTGATGTGATAAGAGCATCATGGGTTGGTGATTATAATGAACCTTCTACTTTCTTAAGTTTATTAGGCTCTAAACATGCGGGCAATATACCTAAATATCAAAATAAGCAATATGATGAAGTTTTGACATTGTCAGGCATGGCGATTGATGCAAATGAAAGAAATAGTTTATATAACCGAGCAGAGCAAATTATCGCTGAGGATGCGCCAATAGCACCTATTTATCAATATACTAATGGACGATTGATAAAACCTTGGTTGAAGGGTTATCCCATTGAGAATCCTGAAGATGTTGCCTATAGCCATACGCTGTATATATTAAAACATTAAAATAGTAATGAAATAGATTACTTGAAATTAGCTATTGGTGAACTCAGGCTGTATAAAATAGTAAGAGAAAATAGATAATGCCTCAAAGTTAATACCTTACTTTGAGGTGTTTTTTTATTAAAAAAACAAAAAAGAAAACTAAACAATTCTTGTTTACAGTATTAATCTTGAATAAATGGAGGTGTGTATAAAATAAGAGGGCATATAAATAAAAAAGAACCCCTTTAAAAAGGGGCGTAGCAAAATAAAGCAGATTAATTTATTGTCTGGATATAAATTATATTTTTAATACCTTGTTTGCACGCTTTTTATTGTATCTAACTGTTACAGCAATTAATAATATATGTATAAAAAAAAGTCCCTCTGTTATAAAAACAGAAGGAGACTCAAAAGGAATAAACATTGCAGAAGAGATGTTAATACATTTTTGCCACTTTGTTTTGACTAATTGTGCAATGTGTCCGATGTTAAATATTATATTTCATATTGTTTATGGGTGTAATCCCTTAAATACAATGAAAATTGATGTGTTTATTACTATATTTAAGCCTTTTATAGATAAATTTACCTATTAGCATTCTATTTATTGTTAAATAAAACTATAGTTTTTTAGGGTGATTTAAAAACGATAACCTAAAGATAATTGTATGCTATTTAATTCAATGTGACGTTTGTTTGCTGTGACATCGGAATAAAGATAGCCAAAGTTAATTGCAATCTCTTTTGTTGGGTGATAATCGATACCTATTTGACCAATAACACTTGTTGTCTCAACAATATGTGTGTCTGTTACCTCTATTTCAGGATGAAATTTATCTTCTTTATGTTTTAATTTATTGGGCCCCATTTGGGCATAAACAGAAACGGTCGGTGTTATTCTATAAGTAGGACCGATTAATAGAGCTGTAGTTTTAGTTTTATATTGTTTTATTGATGGTGTGATAAAACGAGGATCTTTAAAGGGTTCTTTATGATTTGAATTTAAATGCAGTAGAGAAACTAATATTCCCCACGTATTTCCTGTCTCATAACGATAGCTGACAATCATCCCCTTTGCTGTATCACCTTTTATTTTTCCATGCATATAACCGCCATAGACGGTATGTGCCTCATTATTAGCATGCAATGTAGAAGAATAAGATAAAGCGAAACTAATTAAAAAAAAGACTAATTTATTCATTATAGAGTTTCTATGTTGATGTAAAGAACTCTATTTTTAGTAAATTCAAACACGATTTCAATGTTAATTGATTGAAATTACTCTTAAAAAAAATTAGCAGACTTATCTATAATAAATAATAAAAAATGAGATTACATAAATAGCTTATTAATAAATTTTATCAATTTGTTAATAATAACCATCAGAAAAATAATATTAATAGATGAATTACTCACAATAGTGAATACGGCCTATTGTGAGCTTGAATTAAGTAAAAAATTACTTTTTATCGACAATTTCTACCAGTGTATATTTTACACTAGGTGCATCAGCTGGGGGATTAGGAATATCTGTAACATTTACTTTTAATGTGTATTCAGTACCTGCTTTATATTCAAAACCTTCAATATTCTGATAGAAAAGGGACCATTCGCCTGAAGGTAGTTCTTTCACCTTCATGCATTTCATTGGTGCAACACCGACACAGTCATAAAGTTGTGAATCGACCAGAAGTGTTTTTGTTGTATCAGAAGTAGAGGCAGTATTAGCACTTTCAGTCGATGTTGCATCATTGCATCCGACTAAAAGTAAAAATAAAGGAATAGCGAGAAATTTTTTCATATTCATGACCTTATTTTTAGGTTGCAATAAATGTATAAGATAATATTTAGTATACACTAGGGAGCTAATTATTATAAATTACAGTAGATAAAATTTTTTCTATAAATAAAGGAAGTTATCTATAGGTATTTTCAGTATTAATATACTAACGTAATTATCCGAATTGGATTTAGTGTAATAATCCTAAAGTGGGAAATATAAATAGAAGTTTTAGATTAACTATACAAAAATAGTGTTGATATACAGTGGACTAGAAAAAAGTATAAAATAAAGCTTTGAAAATAATTAGATAAAGAGATGATGAATTAATCTATTGTGACTAAAGCAAGAGTATGGAGGAAACTAAGTGAAAACAATTAATGACTCTATTTTGCAAGATTCAGATGCAATTTATGCCACACAACTTGATGGACATGGGGGAGCAATAGAAATAACACCAAAAACAGTTGTTTCAAATGAAACCCCATATTGGATACATTTAGATTATCGCAAGCCACAAAGTGCACAATGGATCCAAGATACAGAATTACTTCCACCGATTGCTAAAGATGTATTATTAGCTGAAAACGTAAGACCTAAAGCACAGCGTATTGGTGAAGGTGTCGTTATCAACTTACAAACAATTAATAATAATCCTAATGACCGACCTGATGAACTAGTTGCATTCAGGATTTATATTAACAGTCAAACTATTATTTCAAGTCGCCATCGTCGTGTTAATTCGGTTGATTCAGTTATTCATACATTAGAGTTAGGCAATGGACCTGAAAGCAGTGGTGATTGGCTTATTACCATGGCAGATGCTGTGACCGATGAAATAGGGGAGTTTGTTGAAACGCTGCATGATCAATTAATTGAATTAGAAGATATGATCCTCGATCAACAAATACCGGCGAGAGGTGAGCTTGCCTTATTAAGAAAACAGCTGATTGTCTTACGTCGTTATATGGCACCACAGCGAGATGTATTTTCAAGGCTTTCTATCGAAAAGCTACCGTGGATGAGTGATAGCGATAGAGTCACAATGCTCGAAATATCGGAAAGACTTTCTCGACGTTTAGAGGATTTGGACAGTAGTATTTCTCGTACAGCAGTGATCGCTGATGAAATAACATCAATGATGGCTGATGCGATGAATAGACGTACTTACACTATGTCATTAATGGCGATGTTATTTTTACCAACAACATTTCTAACAGGACTATTTGGTGTCAATTTAGGCGGAATACCTGGAAATGAATTTCCTTATGGTTTTACCATTTTTTGTTTATCTCTCTTTGTTTTGATTGTGATTGTTACTTGGTGGTTAAAGCGTAGTAGATGGTTGTAAAAATTCAGAAAATTAATCGTAACTAAATGGATTTAAAAAAGAATTCTCTTACCCTGTTTGAGATATATCAATTTTTTAAAATAGAACATCTGGCATTATAACTCTCGCAGGTGAATACAACGTTGAGCGATGAACGTTGTGCTCCATAATTGTAGTTTTTCTCATATTGAGTTCTTAATACAGAATAATTGACCATTATTACACCGATGTTTATTAACATCGGTTTTTTTTTGCTTAAAATTATTGTTGGCGATTATTTTATCAAAAAAATCCTAAGCCTCTAAGACAATAAGGCTTAGGTGATAGAGGCCTATTTAACTTCAACAATATCTAATTTATTCTGGCTAAAGTCTGGGCGCTCGTCATCTTCTTCTTGAAACATCACCGGTACAGCAGGGATCTCATCTTTATCAAATGCTAAGTCACCACCATTAATAACTTCATCACCATGTTTGATATTGGCAAAGTCAAATAATTGAGTATCACACAGATGTGATGGAACAATATTTTGTGTTGCTCTAAACATCGTTTCAATGCGTCCTGGATAACGTTTATCCCAATCTCTCAACATCTCTTTAATTACTTGGCGTTGAAGATTAGGTTGAGAGCCACAAAGGTTACATGGAATAATTGGGAATTGTTTGGCTTGTGCGAAACGCTCAATGTCTTTTTCACGTGCATAAGCGAGAGGGCGAATAACAATATGTTTGCCATCATCACTCATTAATTTAGGTGGCATGCCTTTAAGTTTGCCACCATAAAACATATTTAAAAATAACGTTTCTAAAATATCATCACGATGATGACCTAAAGCAATTTTCGTTGCGCCGAGTTCTGTCGCTGTGCGATATAAAATACCACGACGTAAACGTGAACATAACGAGCAAGTTGTTTTACCTTCAGGAATAATATCTTTGACAATTCCATAGGTATTTTCTTCAACAATTTTATATTCCACACCAAGTTCATTTAAATACTCAGGTAAAATATGCTCAGGAAATCCGGGTTGTTTTTGATCTAAATTGATGGCAATAAGTGAAAAATGAATTGGTGCGCTTTTTTGCAGATTCATTAAGATGGAAAGTAGTGTGTAACTATCTTTACCACCAGAAAGGCAGACCATGATTTTGTCGCCTTCCTCAATCATATTAAAGTCAGCGATAGCTTGCCCAACATCACGGCGTAAGCGTTTTTGGAGTTTGTTGAAATTATACTGCTCTTTTGGGATGCTCATTTTTTACGGTTCTATATCGTTGCTGATTATTCTGTAACTTGCTAACCAAGGCTTTGTTTTCATGTTACGTTTTGAACCCTTAAAAACTTTATCAATCAATAAGCTTTTTAAGACCCAAATACTGGACGATTTGAAAAACAAAGTTATTTATGGCAAGAAAATTGATAAGTCGCCAATGATACCAGATGCTAGGGTGGTTTCGATATAGATAACTGCAGTTAAGCGATATCAGAACTAGTTAAGCGTGGAAATAAAAAACGGCAATTCGTCAATGATTGCCGTTTTTTCTCATTTTTTACTACATTTAATTATGATGATAATGTCGCTAATTTTGTAGCAAAACCCATAAAGAAAATGCCTATAACACCATTTCCTAACTTAGCAATATTTTTGCGAGAACCGAAGAATCGAGCAAGCGCTACACCGCCAAATATTAAAAAAGAGAGATAGATAAAACTAAAAGCCTCAAGCATCGAGGCTAGGATTAAATAGGATAACCCTGTATGTGCATAATTAAAGTCGATAAATTGCACAAAAAATGAAATATAAAATAAGATTGCTTTAGGATTGGTTAAACTTAATGTGAGTGCTTTTCTAAAAATATGTTTTTGTATATTCGCTGTTTGCTCAGCATGTGCTTTTTTGGAAAAAAAAGTTGAATGAATAATTTTTATTCCCAGATAAAGAAGGTAAAAAGCACCTAAAAAACGGACAATAGTAAAGAGAACTGGGGAGGCTTTTATTACAGAGGCGACACCAATAAAGGCGAGAAAAATCAAAATTGCATCACCTAAAAAGACACCAAATGCTGCACGGTAACCTGCACTGACACCGCCAGATGCACTCGTTTTTAGTACATAAAGTGTGTTAGGTCCAGGAACAAGAATAATAAAGAACATGCCAGCAAGGTATGTCCAAATATTGAGTACGCCAAATTGTTCAAACCACACGTTAACCCCCAAATCTGACTTCTTCGTATAACTTCATGAACCATTATTATATAAAGAGGATCGTTCCTATTAAAACGTATATTTTCATTTAAATTAATAATAAATGTTTGATGATCACTGCTATTTATTCAACAAAAAAATTTCTTTGTTATTTCAAAGAGATCTTAGCACTACTTCTATCTTGCCTTTCAAAATAGGTGT
This portion of the Proteus vulgaris genome encodes:
- a CDS encoding porin family protein — encoded protein: MNKLVFFLISFALSYSSTLHANNEAHTVYGGYMHGKIKGDTAKGMIVSYRYETGNTWGILVSLLHLNSNHKEPFKDPRFITPSIKQYKTKTTALLIGPTYRITPTVSVYAQMGPNKLKHKEDKFHPEIEVTDTHIVETTSVIGQIGIDYHPTKEIAINFGYLYSDVTANKRHIELNSIQLSLGYRF
- a CDS encoding peptide ABC transporter substrate-binding protein, which gives rise to MRKIFVISCALVVQGLFLSQVNAAVVPAGTILDKKQEVVRHLKDEPASLDPINAVGLTEAQVQRDLFEGLTIEDEHGRAIPGVAQSWRTEDNRVWIFTLRDNAKWSNGEKVTAADFVYSWQRLVDPKNLSPFAWYASLASIENAQKIIDGKLKPSSLGVEAIDEKTLKVTLERPVSYFPSLTTNFSLYPVPRHSIEKYGVGWIKVGNLVGNGAFVLTDRVVNEKIVLTPNPYYWDHKNTVLTKVTFVPINHESHATKRYLAGDIDITESFPKNLYHKLMKDIPNEVYIPDQLGTYYYAFNTQSGPTKDIRVRKALAMAIDRKIITDKVLGTGEKPANRFTPDVTANFTPESTIYDEYNQDELDSQAKILLAAAGYGSHNPLKLSLLYNNSENHQKIAIAVASMWKKKLGVKVELRNQEWKTYIDSRNSGDFDVIRASWVGDYNEPSTFLSLLGSKHAGNIPKYQNKQYDEVLTLSGMAIDANERNSLYNRAEQIIAEDAPIAPIYQYTNGRLIKPWLKGYPIENPEDVAYSHTLYILKH
- the ttcA gene encoding tRNA 2-thiocytidine(32) synthetase TtcA gives rise to the protein MSIPKEQYNFNKLQKRLRRDVGQAIADFNMIEEGDKIMVCLSGGKDSYTLLSILMNLQKSAPIHFSLIAINLDQKQPGFPEHILPEYLNELGVEYKIVEENTYGIVKDIIPEGKTTCSLCSRLRRGILYRTATELGATKIALGHHRDDILETLFLNMFYGGKLKGMPPKLMSDDGKHIVIRPLAYAREKDIERFAQAKQFPIIPCNLCGSQPNLQRQVIKEMLRDWDKRYPGRIETMFRATQNIVPSHLCDTQLFDFANIKHGDEVINGGDLAFDKDEIPAVPVMFQEEDDERPDFSQNKLDIVEVK
- the tyrR gene encoding transcriptional regulator TyrR, encoding MRLEITCEDRIGLTRELLDLLVLKNIDLRGIEIFPIGLIYLNFSQIDFDIFQPLMAEIRRINGVIDVRTVAFMPSEQEHRAMWTLLESVPVPVFSINIKGQIKLQNPATRQLFELDANDNSEKSFNQLIPNFNIHRWLEQKDPSAEIIPINLKKQSFDMEIVPIKLADDNQSNHCVGALILLKYRDAIHESSKLIVSDNHEFEKIIAVSSQMKQLVERAKKMAKMDAPLLLVGDTGTGKDLFAKACHFLSSRARNPFLGLNCASMPDDVVESELFGYAAGAYPNAVEGKKGFFEQADRGTVLLDEIGEMSPQMQIKLLRFLNDGTFRRVGEEHEVNVNVRIICATQKNLWELVQKGLFREDLYYRLNVLTLTLPPLRERKADIMPLAMHFINQYCVEQQATKPVISPELSVYLTQYGWPGNVRQLRNTVYQAMAQLVGNTLRIQDITLPEHTDETLFDEDLLEGSLDEMTKRFEASILTRLYRDYPSTRKLAKRLGISHTAIANKLREYNLTNKKNEKSEG
- a CDS encoding DUF4377 domain-containing protein, which translates into the protein MKKFLAIPLFLLLVGCNDATSTESANTASTSDTTKTLLVDSQLYDCVGVAPMKCMKVKELPSGEWSLFYQNIEGFEYKAGTEYTLKVNVTDIPNPPADAPSVKYTLVEIVDKK
- the leuE gene encoding leucine efflux protein LeuE; the encoded protein is MFFIILVPGPNTLYVLKTSASGGVSAGYRAAFGVFLGDAILIFLAFIGVASVIKASPVLFTIVRFLGAFYLLYLGIKIIHSTFFSKKAHAEQTANIQKHIFRKALTLSLTNPKAILFYISFFVQFIDFNYAHTGLSYLILASMLEAFSFIYLSFLIFGGVALARFFGSRKNIAKLGNGVIGIFFMGFATKLATLSS
- the zntB gene encoding zinc transporter ZntB, with the protein product MKTINDSILQDSDAIYATQLDGHGGAIEITPKTVVSNETPYWIHLDYRKPQSAQWIQDTELLPPIAKDVLLAENVRPKAQRIGEGVVINLQTINNNPNDRPDELVAFRIYINSQTIISSRHRRVNSVDSVIHTLELGNGPESSGDWLITMADAVTDEIGEFVETLHDQLIELEDMILDQQIPARGELALLRKQLIVLRRYMAPQRDVFSRLSIEKLPWMSDSDRVTMLEISERLSRRLEDLDSSISRTAVIADEITSMMADAMNRRTYTMSLMAMLFLPTTFLTGLFGVNLGGIPGNEFPYGFTIFCLSLFVLIVIVTWWLKRSRWL
- the tpx gene encoding thiol peroxidase — encoded protein: MAHQVTLQGNAVTLAGKFPTVGQKAADFSLVGKDLNDISLTNFAGKRKVLNIFPSVDTGVCAASVRQFNKVANELNNTVVLCISADLPFAQARFCGAEGLDNVVTLSTMRGAEFKENYGVAITSGPLAGLTSRAVIVLDENNTVLYTQLVDEITTEPNYDNALNALK